From a region of the Gordonia sp. PP30 genome:
- a CDS encoding serine/threonine-protein kinase: MVGLIGRGGVGDVYSATRPDGTVAAVKVIRVRNTGTSAQRGFDRECLLLSRLHHRNIVEILDHGRTGANRWLAMQYVPGLTAAEVRTRRPAALTPVTVSHIVTAIADALDYAHQNGVIHRDVKPSNILLTFGPDGSLSDAFLSDFGIAITNDHDDRADDESVPGSAGFTAPERLQNLPPTPASDQYSLACTAFTLLTGRTPFAAESLAGQVYAQLHNLPPPASSLNGAVPSGIDAVLDHALSRHPTDRYPSCREFAARLAAASGVTLRTVAPADNRPDHGLYQDTLPPDATTPPGSRRRGKVAVGVVGVAVVAGLALSAALFAVRDAPSNKDDRRAAAGARLCDEIQRAASDPQFSQSQNLENVRDLAPGSDDLAGAGCRFHLDASMGGMTDVPVSLGYTATLPADSAPLAEPAVHGQYYWSARTSEDRIDCVYSVKTEVGYLNLRGSIDPTGPGTTCEYYKYTLAELQLRGVGSPAT, from the coding sequence GTGGTCGGGCTGATCGGCCGCGGTGGGGTCGGCGATGTGTATTCGGCGACCCGGCCAGACGGGACAGTGGCGGCGGTAAAGGTGATCCGTGTCCGGAATACCGGGACCAGCGCACAGCGCGGCTTCGACCGAGAGTGCCTGCTGCTGAGCAGGCTTCACCATCGGAATATCGTCGAGATCCTCGACCACGGCCGAACCGGCGCCAATCGCTGGCTCGCCATGCAGTATGTGCCGGGACTGACCGCTGCCGAGGTCCGCACTCGACGACCAGCGGCACTGACGCCGGTGACCGTGTCGCACATCGTCACCGCCATAGCCGACGCGCTCGACTACGCGCACCAGAACGGTGTCATCCACCGCGACGTGAAACCCAGCAACATTCTCCTGACATTCGGTCCCGATGGTTCCCTTTCCGATGCCTTCCTGAGTGACTTCGGGATCGCCATCACCAACGATCACGATGACCGCGCCGATGACGAATCCGTGCCCGGGTCTGCCGGGTTCACCGCCCCCGAACGTCTCCAAAACCTGCCACCGACACCTGCCTCCGACCAATACTCGCTCGCCTGCACGGCGTTCACCCTCTTGACGGGCCGAACGCCATTCGCCGCAGAATCCCTCGCCGGTCAGGTGTACGCGCAGTTACACAATCTCCCGCCGCCCGCGTCGTCGCTCAACGGGGCCGTTCCTTCCGGAATAGACGCCGTGCTGGACCACGCACTGTCGCGTCACCCGACAGACCGTTACCCGTCGTGCCGCGAGTTCGCGGCACGACTCGCCGCGGCCAGCGGGGTCACTCTCCGCACGGTTGCGCCCGCCGACAACCGGCCCGACCATGGGCTGTATCAGGACACCCTCCCGCCCGACGCGACGACGCCGCCGGGGAGCAGGCGCCGTGGGAAGGTGGCCGTGGGCGTGGTCGGCGTCGCCGTGGTGGCCGGCCTCGCGCTGTCGGCCGCCTTGTTCGCCGTTCGCGACGCCCCATCGAACAAGGACGACAGGCGCGCCGCCGCCGGGGCTCGCCTGTGCGACGAGATACAGCGGGCGGCCTCGGATCCGCAGTTCAGTCAGTCACAGAATCTCGAGAACGTCCGGGACCTGGCCCCCGGCTCCGATGATCTGGCCGGCGCCGGTTGCAGGTTCCACCTCGACGCATCAATGGGGGGCATGACCGATGTGCCGGTATCGCTCGGGTACACCGCTACCCTGCCCGCCGACTCCGCGCCCCTGGCCGAACCGGCGGTCCATGGCCAGTACTACTGGTCTGCGCGCACATCGGAAGACCGCATCGACTGCGTCTACTCCGTCAAGACTGAAGTCGGCTACCTCAATCTGCGCGGCAGCATTGATCCGACTGGCCCCGGCACCACCTGCGAATACTACAAATACACGCTCGCTGAACTTCAGTTGCGCGGCGTCGGGAGCCCCGCGACGTGA
- a CDS encoding type 1 glutamine amidotransferase domain-containing protein: MTTPGPRYRNSANQTPPGRPLDGAVVAILATDGVEEVELTQPRDAVDRAGARTVLVSLRLGAIQAMNNDVEPAGRFHVDRAVADVSVADFDALLLPGGTTNPDKLRQDARAVDFVRGCMRADRPTGVICHGPWTLVEANVVAGRTLTSYPSVRTDIRNAGGDVVDGEVVVDGTLVSSRGPADLPAFCATIVEEFADG, from the coding sequence ATGACAACCCCCGGCCCCCGGTACCGGAATTCGGCGAACCAGACCCCGCCAGGCCGGCCGCTCGATGGAGCAGTCGTCGCGATCCTCGCCACCGACGGCGTCGAAGAGGTGGAGTTGACGCAACCGCGCGACGCGGTCGACAGGGCGGGCGCGCGCACCGTTCTGGTATCGCTGCGGCTCGGCGCGATCCAGGCCATGAACAACGATGTGGAACCGGCGGGCCGATTCCACGTGGACCGGGCGGTCGCGGACGTCTCGGTCGCGGACTTCGACGCCCTGCTTCTTCCCGGCGGGACGACCAACCCCGATAAGCTCCGGCAGGACGCGCGCGCCGTCGACTTCGTACGAGGGTGTATGCGCGCGGACAGACCGACCGGGGTGATCTGCCACGGGCCGTGGACGCTCGTCGAAGCGAACGTCGTCGCGGGGCGAACCCTGACCAGCTACCCGAGCGTTCGCACCGACATCCGGAATGCGGGCGGCGACGTGGTCGACGGCGAGGTGGTCGTTGACGGGACGTTGGTGTCCAGCAGAGGTCCGGCCGATCTGCCCGCCTTCTGTGCCACGATCGTTGAAGAATTCGCCGACGGATAG
- a CDS encoding serine/threonine-protein kinase, translating into MNPPPPSSDDPRAGTIDKHGRFGSWRPQRLIGSGGMADVYFATDPSGGRAALKVIRPHGLTPHRRRLFQRECDLLTQLDHPNIVRLLEHGQTADRLWLALQYVAGTSASNLSASRPELLTPPTIATIAVQIASALDYAHSRSVVHRDVKPSNVLVTIAPDGAVARAVLSDFGIAKAVGLGDSTYTDAITGTLGYAAPELLRSLPPVPASDQYSLACTVFTLFTGRAPYVADSIAAQVRAQLVTDPPRASRLADVPRAVDDVLVQAMAKNPADRYPSCGAFAAALADAAGVEHEAAPDVDNRPARDLYDDTIPPDHEHASSANLHRAAIIGGGAAVLAAVAAAVALILWNGATNGTSGGDDDARAVAANQLCQTVWTAAQAATDPPFIGVARVKTEPADNSRVGRGCEFPASVPGVDGMQTLVIGYSAERPNDVSSGPANRRLDIYYSGEGTGSTRTCLVGYRSEVGYLNLLGHDDSEDCVHLTTALARLEELKLTRPAPS; encoded by the coding sequence GTGAATCCGCCACCACCGTCGTCCGACGATCCACGCGCCGGCACCATCGATAAGCACGGCCGCTTCGGCAGCTGGCGGCCCCAGCGGTTGATCGGATCCGGCGGCATGGCCGACGTCTACTTCGCGACCGATCCCTCTGGCGGCCGCGCCGCCTTGAAGGTGATCCGCCCGCACGGGCTGACACCGCACCGCCGTCGACTCTTCCAACGCGAATGCGACCTACTTACCCAGCTCGATCACCCCAACATCGTGCGACTGCTCGAACACGGGCAGACCGCCGATCGGCTGTGGCTCGCCCTCCAGTATGTCGCCGGCACGTCGGCGTCCAATCTGAGCGCCTCCCGGCCGGAATTGCTGACGCCGCCGACTATCGCCACGATCGCCGTCCAGATCGCCTCGGCGCTCGACTACGCACACAGCAGGTCCGTGGTTCACCGTGATGTGAAACCCAGCAATGTCCTGGTGACGATCGCGCCCGACGGTGCTGTCGCACGCGCGGTGCTCTCCGACTTCGGTATCGCCAAGGCCGTCGGCCTCGGCGATTCGACATACACCGATGCGATCACCGGCACCCTCGGCTACGCGGCACCGGAACTACTCCGCAGCCTTCCGCCGGTTCCCGCGTCGGATCAATATTCACTCGCCTGCACTGTCTTCACCTTATTTACGGGCCGCGCGCCGTACGTCGCCGATTCGATCGCCGCCCAGGTCCGTGCGCAGCTCGTCACCGACCCGCCGCGGGCATCTCGGCTGGCCGACGTGCCGCGCGCCGTCGACGACGTCCTGGTGCAGGCCATGGCGAAGAACCCGGCCGACAGGTATCCGTCGTGCGGCGCATTCGCAGCGGCCCTAGCCGACGCGGCAGGTGTCGAGCACGAGGCCGCGCCCGACGTCGACAACCGCCCTGCCCGCGATCTTTACGACGACACCATCCCGCCCGACCACGAACACGCGTCGAGTGCCAACCTGCACAGGGCGGCGATCATCGGCGGTGGGGCGGCAGTACTTGCCGCGGTCGCCGCAGCTGTCGCGCTCATACTCTGGAACGGCGCCACCAACGGCACCAGTGGTGGTGATGACGATGCCCGGGCCGTGGCCGCGAACCAACTGTGCCAGACGGTCTGGACCGCGGCCCAGGCGGCGACAGATCCACCGTTCATCGGCGTCGCGCGCGTGAAGACCGAACCGGCTGACAACAGCCGGGTGGGGCGCGGATGCGAGTTTCCGGCGAGCGTCCCCGGTGTCGACGGCATGCAGACTCTCGTCATCGGGTACTCGGCGGAACGCCCGAACGACGTGTCGTCTGGTCCTGCGAACCGGCGACTGGACATCTACTACTCTGGAGAAGGCACGGGCTCTACGAGAACGTGCCTGGTCGGATACCGGTCAGAGGTCGGATACCTCAATCTCTTGGGGCACGATGACTCCGAGGACTGCGTCCATCTGACCACGGCGCTCGCACGGTTGGAGGAGTTGAAGTTGACCAGACCGGCGCCGTCATGA
- the rplS gene encoding 50S ribosomal protein L19, producing MNTLDFLDKQSLRDDIPEFAPGDTVDVHVKVIEGSKERIQVFKGAVIRRQGGGIRETFTVRKVSFGVGVERTFPVHSPNIAKIDVLTRGDVRRAKLYYLRDLRGKAAKIKEKR from the coding sequence ATGAACACCCTCGACTTCCTCGACAAGCAGTCCCTCCGCGACGACATCCCGGAGTTCGCTCCCGGCGACACCGTCGACGTCCACGTGAAGGTCATCGAGGGCTCCAAGGAGCGCATCCAGGTGTTCAAGGGCGCTGTGATCCGTCGCCAGGGCGGCGGCATCCGCGAGACCTTCACCGTGCGCAAGGTGTCGTTCGGCGTGGGCGTGGAGCGCACCTTCCCGGTGCACAGCCCCAACATCGCCAAGATCGACGTCCTGACCCGCGGCGACGTGCGCCGCGCCAAGCTGTACTACCTGCGCGACCTGCGCGGGAAGGCAGCGAAGATCAAGGAAAAGCGCTGA
- a CDS encoding amidohydrolase family protein, which yields MVGAEHYRGIDPFTGETLDLWVDGGRLSTEPVAGAETVSDGGWIVPGLVDAHNHVGIAPGLGVTIEQARGFAAQDARAGALLIREVGSPVDTHPLDGDAHGPRFLRAGKHIARPKRYLRDYGVELDDPGLLADEVRRQAAAGDGWVKLVGDWIDREAGDLAPLWTRAQLDAAVAAAHAAGARITAHVFGYDALPDIIGAGFDSIEHGTGLTPDLIDELVARRIALVPTLIQVENFPGIADGADRFPVYQANMRKLYAEAGSVYAAAREAGVAIYAGTDAGGFVAHGRIVDEVQALTGIGFSPLEALAASSIAPRRWLGVDALDHGARADFLVLDSDPAGSVTALRTPRHIVCGGARLS from the coding sequence ATCGTGGGCGCCGAACACTACCGGGGGATCGATCCCTTCACCGGCGAGACGCTGGACCTCTGGGTCGACGGCGGACGGCTCTCGACCGAGCCGGTCGCCGGGGCCGAGACGGTGTCCGACGGCGGGTGGATCGTGCCCGGACTGGTCGACGCCCACAACCACGTCGGCATCGCGCCCGGCCTCGGGGTGACCATCGAGCAGGCGCGCGGTTTCGCCGCGCAGGACGCCCGCGCCGGGGCGCTGCTGATCCGCGAGGTCGGTTCGCCCGTCGACACCCACCCGCTCGACGGCGACGCCCACGGTCCCCGCTTCCTGCGGGCGGGCAAGCACATCGCGCGACCCAAGCGCTATCTGCGCGACTACGGCGTCGAACTCGACGATCCCGGACTCCTGGCCGACGAGGTGCGCAGGCAGGCCGCGGCCGGCGACGGCTGGGTGAAGCTGGTCGGGGACTGGATCGACCGCGAGGCCGGCGACCTCGCGCCGCTGTGGACCCGGGCCCAGCTCGACGCGGCGGTGGCCGCGGCGCACGCGGCGGGCGCCCGGATCACCGCGCACGTCTTCGGCTACGACGCCCTGCCCGACATCATCGGCGCCGGCTTCGATTCGATCGAGCACGGCACCGGCCTCACGCCGGACCTGATCGACGAGCTGGTGGCCCGGAGGATCGCGCTGGTGCCGACGCTGATCCAGGTGGAGAACTTCCCGGGGATCGCCGACGGCGCCGACCGGTTCCCGGTGTACCAGGCGAACATGCGCAAGCTCTACGCCGAGGCGGGATCGGTGTACGCCGCCGCCCGGGAAGCGGGAGTGGCGATCTACGCGGGCACCGATGCGGGTGGCTTCGTGGCGCACGGGCGCATCGTGGACGAGGTGCAGGCGCTGACCGGGATCGGGTTCTCGCCGCTGGAGGCGCTGGCCGCGTCGTCCATCGCTCCGCGCCGCTGGCTGGGCGTCGACGCCCTGGATCACGGCGCGCGCGCCGATTTCCTGGTCCTGGACTCCGACCCCGCCGGGTCCGTCACCGCGCTGCGCACCCCGCGCCACATCGTCTGCGGCGGCGCCCGCCTCTCGTAG
- a CDS encoding RCC1 domain-containing protein, with the protein MKKSLQAIAAGMAGLLLAVLVLGIPAWQLAVTNTSSHVGRPPAPPTGWVVTDSSAGFSCAKNPSGAVACWRIDRRGPTPPIPIRLPGPATDLQSPQLTQWCAPVRAEGLWCWQVSSKETWSTPRRVRAYPDQIDSLTSAFVLGNAENDSADFYCATSGRTVTCGGRHLHASRVHLSGQPTSVALIPSAAGLSVDRTEACATVGGRIVCWTLSDPERLTDLDVPFGAQRLYAPPMLDQDHSYLCALTGGRELRCWAPHIEREAFGSDTFAAALWNGAHNSPESAAVTEFDRPLSAVTLNESGGCVLTDQQLAYCWGSGTEGQLGAAADAPVPFASPERVDSLGVRRIQAIAMGVGCVAAVVDAGAVVAWGNPWWPSTPSDGPESGNESVTDPIRVGAFP; encoded by the coding sequence ATGAAGAAGAGTCTTCAGGCGATCGCAGCGGGAATGGCTGGGCTACTCCTGGCGGTACTGGTCCTCGGAATCCCGGCATGGCAACTGGCCGTCACCAACACGTCGTCCCACGTCGGCCGGCCGCCCGCGCCCCCGACTGGATGGGTCGTCACCGACAGCAGTGCCGGGTTCAGCTGTGCAAAGAACCCGAGCGGGGCGGTCGCCTGCTGGCGGATCGACCGCCGCGGACCGACGCCGCCTATACCCATCCGCCTTCCCGGACCGGCAACCGATCTGCAGTCGCCACAACTGACCCAATGGTGTGCACCGGTTCGCGCGGAGGGACTCTGGTGCTGGCAGGTCTCCTCGAAAGAGACCTGGAGCACGCCGCGGCGAGTCCGGGCATACCCCGACCAGATCGACTCGTTGACCTCGGCGTTCGTCCTCGGAAACGCTGAGAACGATTCCGCGGATTTCTATTGCGCGACTTCGGGGCGGACCGTCACCTGCGGTGGCCGGCACCTGCACGCCAGCCGCGTGCATTTGTCCGGCCAGCCGACGTCGGTGGCCCTGATTCCGTCAGCGGCGGGATTGTCGGTCGACCGCACGGAGGCATGCGCCACCGTCGGCGGCCGAATCGTATGCTGGACACTGTCGGATCCGGAACGGCTGACCGACCTGGATGTACCTTTCGGGGCTCAGAGACTTTACGCCCCGCCGATGCTCGATCAGGACCACAGCTACCTCTGCGCCCTCACCGGTGGGCGAGAGCTCCGGTGCTGGGCTCCCCACATCGAGCGCGAGGCTTTCGGCAGTGACACCTTCGCCGCTGCCCTGTGGAACGGCGCCCACAACTCCCCGGAAAGTGCGGCCGTCACCGAGTTCGACCGCCCGCTCAGTGCCGTGACACTCAACGAATCCGGCGGTTGTGTCCTCACCGACCAGCAGCTGGCCTACTGCTGGGGCTCGGGTACCGAGGGACAGCTCGGCGCCGCTGCGGACGCGCCGGTGCCGTTCGCGTCACCCGAGCGGGTCGACAGCCTCGGGGTGCGCAGGATCCAGGCGATCGCGATGGGTGTGGGCTGCGTCGCCGCCGTCGTCGATGCGGGGGCCGTCGTCGCATGGGGTAATCCGTGGTGGCCGTCCACGCCGAGTGACGGCCCTGAATCCGGCAACGAATCGGTGACCGACCCGATTCGGGTCGGCGCCTTCCCCTGA
- the rpsP gene encoding 30S ribosomal protein S16, which produces MAVKIKLTRLGKIRNPQYRVVVADARTRRDGRAIETIGKYHPKEEPSLIVIDSERAQYWLGVGAQPTDAVLNLLKVTGDWQKFKGLPGAEGTLKVAEPKPTKQELFAAALAAADNEPVAEATTAKKKPAKKGAVEEVAEKVEEAVEAAVEKAEEVVEKVAEALAGDDK; this is translated from the coding sequence ATGGCTGTCAAGATCAAGCTCACCCGTCTCGGCAAGATCCGCAACCCCCAGTACCGCGTCGTCGTCGCCGATGCCCGCACCCGTCGTGACGGTCGTGCCATCGAGACCATCGGCAAGTACCACCCGAAGGAAGAGCCCTCGCTGATCGTGATCGACTCCGAGCGCGCGCAGTACTGGCTCGGTGTCGGCGCCCAGCCGACCGACGCCGTCCTGAACCTGCTCAAGGTGACCGGTGACTGGCAGAAGTTCAAGGGCCTGCCGGGCGCCGAGGGCACCCTGAAGGTCGCCGAGCCGAAGCCGACCAAGCAGGAGCTGTTCGCCGCCGCGCTGGCCGCCGCCGACAACGAGCCGGTCGCCGAGGCCACCACCGCCAAGAAGAAGCCCGCCAAGAAGGGTGCCGTCGAAGAGGTCGCGGAGAAGGTCGAAGAGGCCGTCGAGGCCGCGGTCGAGAAGGCCGAAGAGGTCGTCGAGAAGGTCGCCGAGGCCCTGGCGGGCGACGACAAGTGA
- a CDS encoding RNA-binding protein, producing MSAVIADAVEHLVRGIVANPDDVRVELITGRRGRMIEVHVNPEDLGKVIGRNGRTATALRTLVAGVGGRGMRVDIVDTDR from the coding sequence GTGAGTGCCGTCATTGCCGACGCCGTCGAGCACCTGGTGCGCGGCATCGTCGCCAATCCCGACGACGTGCGCGTCGAGCTCATCACCGGCCGTCGCGGCCGGATGATCGAGGTGCACGTGAACCCGGAGGACCTCGGCAAGGTGATCGGCCGCAACGGCCGGACCGCCACCGCGCTGCGGACCCTGGTCGCCGGCGTCGGCGGCCGCGGGATGCGCGTCGACATCGTCGACACCGACCGCTGA
- the trmD gene encoding tRNA (guanosine(37)-N1)-methyltransferase TrmD: MRIDVVTIFPEYLDPMRVALLGKAIDAGVLQIGIHDLREWTHDVHRSVDDQPYGGGPGMVMKPEVWGPALDAVCPDEALLVVPTPAGVPFTQATAERWSTEEHLVFACGRYEGIDQRVFDDAALRVRVEEVSLGDFVLIGGEVAVLAMVEATTRLIPGVIGNPQSHREDSFSDGLLEGPSYTRPKVWRDLEVPPVLLSGDHAKVAAWRHEQSLERTRERRPDLL; encoded by the coding sequence GTGCGGATCGACGTCGTCACCATCTTCCCGGAATATCTGGACCCGATGCGGGTCGCGCTGCTCGGTAAGGCCATCGACGCCGGCGTTCTCCAGATCGGCATTCACGACCTGCGGGAATGGACGCACGACGTCCACCGCAGCGTCGACGACCAGCCGTACGGCGGCGGCCCCGGCATGGTGATGAAACCCGAGGTCTGGGGTCCGGCGCTCGACGCAGTGTGCCCCGACGAGGCACTGCTCGTGGTGCCGACCCCGGCCGGCGTGCCGTTCACCCAGGCGACCGCGGAGCGGTGGAGCACCGAGGAACATCTGGTGTTCGCGTGCGGCCGCTACGAGGGCATCGACCAACGGGTGTTCGACGACGCCGCGCTGCGTGTCCGCGTCGAAGAGGTGTCCCTGGGCGACTTCGTGCTGATCGGCGGTGAGGTCGCGGTGCTCGCCATGGTCGAGGCCACCACGCGGCTGATCCCCGGCGTGATCGGGAATCCGCAGTCGCACCGGGAGGACTCCTTCTCCGACGGCCTGCTGGAGGGCCCGAGCTATACGCGCCCGAAGGTGTGGCGCGACCTGGAGGTGCCGCCGGTACTGCTCTCCGGCGACCACGCGAAGGTCGCCGCCTGGCGGCACGAGCAGTCCCTCGAACGAACCCGCGAGCGTCGCCCCGATCTGCTCTGA
- the rimM gene encoding ribosome maturation factor RimM (Essential for efficient processing of 16S rRNA) gives MDLVIGRVAKTHGVRGELVVDVRTDDPGERFAVGTVLRGRAPKGGGEKNYTVTAARPHAGRLLVSLAGVGDRTAGDALRGTLFLIDAADVDSGDDPDEFYDHELIGLPVSTVDGDAVGEIADVLHLPGGEILSVMTPAGAEVLIPFVTQIVPTVSREGVVVDPPEGLLDPSTGSGGEATGSEGEATGSGSAG, from the coding sequence ATGGATCTGGTGATCGGCCGTGTGGCCAAAACCCACGGTGTGCGCGGTGAACTCGTCGTCGATGTGCGCACCGACGACCCCGGCGAGCGTTTCGCCGTGGGCACGGTGCTGCGCGGCCGCGCCCCCAAGGGCGGCGGCGAGAAGAACTACACGGTGACAGCCGCCCGGCCTCATGCCGGGCGGCTGCTCGTGTCCCTGGCGGGCGTCGGCGATCGCACCGCCGGTGACGCGCTGCGCGGCACGCTGTTCCTGATCGACGCGGCCGACGTCGACTCCGGCGACGACCCGGACGAGTTCTACGACCACGAGCTGATCGGCCTGCCGGTCAGCACGGTCGACGGTGACGCGGTCGGCGAGATCGCCGACGTCCTGCATCTGCCCGGCGGCGAGATCCTGTCGGTGATGACGCCCGCGGGCGCCGAGGTCCTGATCCCGTTCGTGACTCAGATCGTGCCGACGGTGAGCCGTGAGGGCGTCGTGGTCGATCCGCCCGAGGGACTGCTTGACCCTTCGACAGGCTCAGGGGGCGAGGCGACAGGCTCCGAGGGCGAAGCGACAGGCTCGGGAAGCGCGGGGTAG